GGTAagctcctgctttccctctgccatCCCCCTCGAGCCCAAACCCAGAGCTTTACAGAGGATggaaccgaggcccagagaaTAAAAGACTCTTGACCAGGGTCATACATATAATTGGAGAATGCCACAGGAggtaagaatgaagaaagaaggtGATATAGAGGGAGGGTAAGGATGGGAGGGCTTGGGATAAAATTACTGTTTTAATTGTTGGATAACTGAGACGGGCATCTTTACATTGAGCCATTGTCCAAAGAGGGTCTAGATGGGGCAAAAAACGATCACCAACCAATCACAGAGAAAATTTGGCAGTCCTGGAAGAATTAGTACCATTCTGAGGATTAGTTTGCAGGAgactgtttgcctttttttttttttttttttttggccaaaggAATGAGAGCTCCGCTCAGTGGGCAAAAGCCTTTCCAGACTGGTCCCTGAAAGCATCGTGCGTACAGATGCCTGCTGGTTGCCATGGTGAATGATGCTGATCTGAAGAAATGAATAATGTGAGCGTTGGGGGCGACAGTGGGATTACTCAGACAGTGGCGAGAGAGGCATCAAGGAGAGCCcagagcagaggaggggagaaggctcCATCCCTTCAGCTTTGGTCCACTCTGTCCCTGCCTCTGCAGGCTGCGTTCTAACCAGATCCACCGCGAGCATCAGGTAAGGGACATAAATGGCTCTTCTTGGAAATGGAAATGGTTTTTCCTTTCACACTCTGCCTGGCGGAGGGCCAGGCGATGGCAATACGAACAGCTAAAAATAGGGGGAATTTAGAAAcagaagcaggaaaggaaaagcaaataaggGAGACTCATCTGGTCCCCAAAGCTGAAGATGCTGCTACAGTGTCTTGCCAGAAAGCTCTTAAAAATGTCTGCTGTAGAGAACTCAGTCTGCAAAGACAGCCAGCAGCAGATGCGAAGCAAACAGGAGAAAAGATTCATGACGAAACACGGGATTCCTGATCACCCCTGATGGAAGGGGTTTACAAAGGCCATTGCCTCTGTATTATAAGCAATGAATTAAGCTCTTTTCATGGTGGTCAGAAGTGTGTTTACAGGGATGTGTGGGGCGGAGAGGATGGGGGAGATCACAAGAAGGGGGACTGATGAAGAGAGCGCAAACAGTCTCCTTCGCAATGACCTTCCCGGGAGGGATCTGAGCACACCTGTCTTGTCCTTTTCATTACCCATGTTTCTGGGAAGAAATTCCCAACCAAACAGAAGGGAACTCTTTCCCTTCCTGAGCATTTCAGCTCACTGtcatccttagagaagaaaaacgaGGATTGAAAAATCACTTAGTGCTGTGCTTTTCTGCAACCCACCTCCTCTAGGTAACCGGGCATGGAAATAAAAGgttggagggaggcagggaggtgagAACGCAGCTTGTCATGGAAATCACTTTGGCTTCACATCCAATTCAGGTTAAAATCTGGTTGATGGGTTTTTACTAGGTCATTAAGATCTAAACCACAGGCTTCTGCATTTCACTTTCACGTGagacaggaaggggagagaacaGGGCTGGGGGAGACCGTATGTGAGCACACACAGGCTGGAGGAATATGGCTGCCCCTGAATTTTACCAGGGGAAATTCAGTGGAGgggacattctctctctctcaaagagacAGTATTTAAGAGAAACTAAAAAGCTTGAAGATGGTGCTCTCTTACCAAAGCGGGAGGGCTGATCATCTGAAGAGGGCTCATTTGATTTGTGGAAAAACAGCAACTGGGTGTTAGTACCAGCACCTCAATGTGCAATGACGATCTGTAACTAAACCCAGCAGCCTTGCCTCTGGAAATGCTCAGAGGGTGTGACGAAGATTAAGGGAAATTTATTACAGTATGTGAGCATCAAGCATGACACATACTAGATGTGACCCAGCAGTCACTCCCTGACCGTTGGTGATGACTATCATTGTTAACACGCACAGGACCTGAGGTAAGAAACAGCAGCATTTATGCTAGTCTTAGGAGCTGACTGCCTTGACCTACACAACAGATTTCCTGGGTACCTCCGGCattgaacaaacaaacaaaggaacaaaacatGAGCAGAGGCTTTGGGGAGAAATCAGCTGGCAAGGAGTGATGACGCAAATCTCCTCTCTCACGGGCAACAGAATTGAGAGGCTAAAATAGCAGTGGGCAGAATGTTCTAGATGACTGAGCTCACAGCActggaggcagaagcagaaggtCCAGAAGGGATACTGTAGGTGATAGAATGGTCTGACTTGGTGACTAACAAGGGCACGTTAATCGGGTTGTCTGATTTCTTTTATTGCCTTTCTTCGTTTTTTAAAGGGTTGGAAACTATGTTGTATCTAAAGGACCTGAACCAGGGGAGGATGAGGCTGGGGGACGTGGGTGTCTCTTTTTCAGGCCTGCAGGCCAGGGCTTTGACATGAGACAGCCCCAATGTGAACTTCCGATCTCTTATTTCTTAGCTACACCTTTGCTGAGTAAAGTAACCTCCCGATCCCCATTTCTCTGTGAAACAAGGGCAATCTTAGTTCCCACCGTGAATGCTCAACATATGGTGGTTATGAATATCGTACCTAAGTGCCTCAATAAGGGGATGTCATTTTTCACTTTGATTCTGGTTCTAGAATCAGGATGAACATCGAGGTTGGGAACGTTTCTCACACAGGAGCCATCATTTCCTGGTCATCCTCGGAGCCCTGCCTGGAGGACTATTACCATATTATGTATAGGCCCAACTGGAATAGCATCTTCTCCGGCTATCTTCGCTACAGCTTCCACCACGAGGAGAAGGTGCCTCGAACCATCAGCTCCGTGGTGCTGGAACACCTGGCCCCTTCCACTCTCTACTTCCTCTGCATCAGCTGCAAGAAGGCTGCCTTCCCCTATAGGCACTACTGCACCATGTTCCATACCCTGGATAAGAGTCCGCTGGCAGCTGGGAGCTCGCTGGTGGACCCCCAGATCTCCCTGTGGGTGTTGATGGCCATTCTGCTGGCCTGCTTCACAGCCGTCTTAGCTTTCATCTGCCTCCAGTTCTGGTGCATCCGTTGCCATGAGCCTCGATGGTCTTACAGAGCCGGCCACATGGAGGAAGCCAATGGGTTGGTGAGATGGCCAGAGGAGGCCCCCGCCcttgggcagagagaggaagacctGCAGGGCCTCCCCCTGGTGGAAATGCCACGCAAGAACTCCGGAGCAGAAGCAGAACCAGAAGCCGAAGGGGAAGCCAACCAGGAAGACGAGGCTGATGAGGATGCCGCCAATCAGGATGTCCCCGACGTGGGGGCCTTActgcagggtggtggtgggggagatcATGCTGCCATGCTGCCTCATTTTAGGGAGTGAGGGTTAGGGAGGAGGCGGCCCGCATCCCGTAGCTTAAAGCCCTCCATACAGTAGATCTTTCGTAAACATGTGTTCCTAGACCACCCTTCTGCCTCCCCTCAATGTTCTTGTCGAAGCTGTCCAGGGTCAGTGCTCCTGTGGGTCACGCGGGTTGGACGAATGCCCTATGACAAAGCTTCTCAAGCTGCAAAGCATATACCCCCAGAGTATGCCAAAGGAGAACACGGCGTCTCTCAG
This genomic interval from Neovison vison isolate M4711 chromosome 1, ASM_NN_V1, whole genome shotgun sequence contains the following:
- the FNDC9 gene encoding fibronectin type III domain-containing protein 9, producing the protein MNIEVGNVSHTGAIISWSSSEPCLEDYYHIMYRPNWNSIFSGYLRYSFHHEEKVPRTISSVVLEHLAPSTLYFLCISCKKAAFPYRHYCTMFHTLDKSPLAAGSSLVDPQISLWVLMAILLACFTAVLAFICLQFWCIRCHEPRWSYRAGHMEEANGLVRWPEEAPALGQREEDLQGLPLVEMPRKNSGAEAEPEAEGEANQEDEADEDAANQDVPDVGALLQGGGGGDHAAMLPHFRE